The sequence below is a genomic window from Lolium perenne isolate Kyuss_39 chromosome 4, Kyuss_2.0, whole genome shotgun sequence.
TCTATGAGCCAAAATAAATTTCTGGATTTTCCGACAGGGGATGCATCTAGGAAAATAATTTTATGAGATCCGGGTTACAAATTCATATCGATGGACCAACTCCAACAGTTGACACATGGCATACATTGATAGAAATTGACAACAAATTTATGAATGTTTTCTCTTTCCTACCCATGTGTCAACTGCTGAAGTTGGTTCACGGAGATAAATCTGGGGGCTAGATTCTATAAAATAATTTTACATGAACCAAAATGGATTTCAGGTACCAGTAGCCATTTCTTGTCTACACTCTGCATCAGTGTTGAATGAATACTATACTGTGCGTGGCAACATATATGCAGGAGGCGTACCTAGTGCCTGGAACGGCGGTGGACGCCGTGGGTGCGGACAAGCTGCCGAAGCCGGTAGTCTTCCACGACGGGCGACTCGTCCAGCGCCCGACCCCGCTCGCCGCGCTGATCGCCGTGGCGTGGTTCCCCGTCGGCTTCCTCCTCTCCGTCGTCCGCGTCGCCGCGGGGTCGCTCGTCCCGATGCCGTGGCAGTACCAAGTGTACCGCGCCCTGGGCGTGCGCATCACCATGCGCGGCGCGCCCCCGCCGCGCCCGGTGCTGGCCTCGGGCCGCACGGGCGCGCTCTACGCCTGCTCCCACCGCACGCTCGTGGACCCGGTGTTCCTCTCCGTGGCGCTGCGCCGCCCCGTGTCCGTCGTCACCTACTCGCTCTCCCGCCTCTCCGAGATCCTCTCGCCCATCCGCACCGTCCGGCTGACCCGCGACCGCGCCaccgacgccgccgccatcaagcGCCTGCTCGCCGGGGGCGACGTCGCCGTGTGCCCCGAGGGCACCACGTGCCGGGAGCCCTTCCTGCTGCGGTTCTCGGCGCTCTTCGCGGAGCTCACCGACGACATCGTGCCCGTGGCGACGGAGTGCCGGACGAGCATGTTCCACGGCAACACGGCGAGGGGGTGGAAGGCGATggaccccttcttcttcttcatgaacCCGAGCCCGCAGTACACCGTCACGTTCCTCGACAAGCTGCCGGCCGAGCAcacctgcggcggcggcgggaagtccagccacgaggtggccaaccaCGTGCAGAGGCTCATCGCCTCCGCGCTCTCCTACGAGTGCACCGGCTTCACCAGGAAGGACAAGTACAGGGCCCTCGCCGGCAACGACGGCGTCGTCGCCGCGCCAAACAAGGGCACGTGAATGAAGAAATCTGGCAATGATCTGTCGATCGAACAGTACACAGATATGGAGATGTACGTATGTGCAGATCGCGTATAATTGTAAGGTACACAAAATTTAAGAAGATCAAATTAATCACTGAACAAATGTTTTATTTGGATGATTAGTTCAGAGTTCGGATGAAAAATGTACGGTATGATGAAATGACGAGGCGATGAGCTCAGCTCGACATGCGGGTGGAGGCGATGAGCTCAGCTCGACAAGCTTTCggcagaaaaaaaaaactgcttaCACGTTTGCATTGTTCGTTCAGATTCAGTGCACCGGGCATTGTCTTCACTTCTATCCTCGCAACAACCTCATCCGATTCTTGGAATAGGCAGATCATAAGTATGCAAAATAGGAGGCGAATCAGTGAGAAAATGACATGGCATGTCTTCCTCCATCGCCTGAAAAGTTGAAGGCGACGCGTACCTGCTTCTTGGGGACGAACATCCCGGAGGCTGGTCCGCACCTCGGCCGTCACGGTCTTCCCCGACCCCGACCCGCGGTCCACCACCATCGATTTCCATCGCCTTCGCAGTAAGCCAAGCAAAATGTCTACTGACTATACACTATACAGTGCTATGCAACGCTGAGAGAGACATGGAGGACAGGAGGAGACAGAGCAGATGATCGTCCTCCGCACCCGATAGGAAATCAGGAACCCCTTGTAGACGCACGCCACAAACGAACGAACGCTAGCGCGCACCCAGCTAGGCCTGGTTCGAAATGGCTTTACGGTTCGCGATATGCCAGCGCTCCGCGAAGGCTCGGAGGAGCCCAGTCCGgcctgccgccggcgccgccacgaAAACTCTGGAACGATCCTACATGCAGCACTGGTCGGTGGATACCAAGCGCCGAAGGCCTGGCCCAtttatatttttttttatttttttttccgctttctgttttctatttccttttttccagtggcggagcttgaaaGAAAAACATGGGCGGGCGAAACCAAAGAAGACAGAGAATTGCTCCAAAACTATACATTAGTCAATAATTAATAAGTACTACCTTTGATTCAACAGATTATCATGCATGAATTGCTAACAAAAAATAGCACAGTAGCATACTAAGAATCAGTTTGACCGTAAGGCATGGATTTACATACTACTAAAGACAATGCTACTGAATCAGTTTTTAGGGTTGGGGGCTTGGGACCTGGCCACCTGGGCACCTTGGCTAGCTTTCCGTCACTTCGGCCTGATGGAAGGGACGGTCGCACGTCGTCGGTCGCTGGGACAAGCAGTCCAGCTGCTATTACCCGCCGCTCGGTCGCCGGAACTGGCGCCATCGATGGGGAATTGAGGATACTAACAGGAAGCCATGCGACTATGCGAGGAACTGAATCGTGAACACTCTGGAAACGGAAACGATGTGTTTCTCGGCCTCTCATGTAAACTGGGCTACCTAAGTGGTGGGCTTTTTACACATGCGCATAGCTATAGGAAAGAAATTCACTCCAGGACTGGGCGGGCCAAGGCCCAGTTTTGCCCTAACTAAGCTCCGCCAGTGCTTTTTTCGTTgttctttattttatttatttattaagaTTAAAAAAATAAGATGGTCTAAATTTGCAAAATGCCTAAATTTGAAATTATTTAGATTTAATACTTATTCTAATTTtgaaaaatctgaaaattttaaaaaattcagATTCTGAAAAATGTTGACATTGAAAAAAATTGTATTTGAAAAGTATTCATATTTTAAAATTCCCATATTCGAAAATGTCCATATTTAAGAAATATTTTGACTATGATTTTGTTTTTTTTCATAATTTGATAATGTCCAAATTTAAAGAAATAAGATTCATAAAATGTTCAATTTGAATAATGTTAAAATGTAAAAGAGATGcaaagaaacaaaaataaaaaggaaGGAAACAggggaaaagaaaaaaaacactTGGCCGGCCCAACACCCCGCGTGGGGTGTGTGGGGCATGGCACCCGCTGACCAAATCGGCGTATAAGCCCGCGATGCTACATAGGGCCATATCCATATGGACCTTTCGTCGGCAAGCTCGTACGAATTGAGCCTTTATTATATTTTTTTTTCTTCCAACTATGGCTCGGAGAATGGCGAAGGGATCACAGTTACAAGAATAAGCAAAAATAATAAATCCCAAAAAAATAAGAATAAAATAAAATTTGATGAAAAAATGGTCTCCAAAAACTCCACGGCTCACACTAATCAAAAGTGAGTAGAATGTGTGTCTGATTTCCTTCAACTCAAAGGAATTTCATAAGAATTTAGAAGATTTGATCATTGACATGTTTTCCTACATACGTTGTTAGGAACTCTTTCTATGTTCAATATTAGGACTTTTTTCCTATCTATACGCCTTTTTCGTTTTTTTCAAACGGCTTCATTGCAACATGTATGAGAAGAATTTTTATCCACTCAAACTATTTGTTACAATTTCTTTGTTTTTCATGCTATGCCAAATATTTTGGATGCATATTCCAAAAGTTTCCTAATCTTAGGATTTGAAAGAACATAGCCCCAAACTCACGTTTTTTCCTACTTATGTAATCACTATTTTGTTTTCACAATATGCATGTAAATGACGATCTACATACATATCTCCGTGCCTATTAGCCTATGACCCCTCCTCGTTGTCTTAAAATTGGAAATAGTTTCGACGACTCTAGGCGCAAAGTGCTTCAACCTTTTTTAGGGATTTAACATGCTTATTAACGGTTGTTAAACCAAGTGTCAAGTTCATTTCAGTCATCATCTATGTGAGGCATTTCAAGACATTTGGATTATTCAGAGCCCGTTGAGAGAATTTGACCCGACAATGTGAAATAGTGTCCTAGGGCTTGAAGGGATTCCACATTGCCCGCATGTCGGTACGCCTAAAAAATTACATTTTTATAAATTTCAAAAATTCTATTTACTTTCAGATATGTAAGGAAAGTACTTATTGCAGAAAAGAATTGTTTGCGTCTGTTCAAATAAATGTTCTCGTATATCAAATTGAATATTGATGTGTTTAAAAAATGCCAAATATCACAAATAAAAGTTTTTATACTTTGCAAAAATATAAATTAattattgtaagggtattttatccttatccattattttggtaacaacgaCACCGTAGCTAGAGTAATCGGACTAATAAATGCCTACAAGATTATTCTCATGTATTAGTCTAATAGGTATTATGGTGTATCAGTGGAACAAGAAGGTGAAGGGAGACCCCCACTTCGATGTAAAAGGGAACACCAGCTTTTCCCTTTGGCCGGCGCCTGGTCCGGCGGCACCGGGTGCTGCCCTGACTGGTCCGGtgcagaccggccctggcaccggtgcACACCGGGCACACTCCAGGgactcaccacctcacgcccggtTCCAGCGTCCGGTTTCTACCGGCTGGCTCGGCGCCTGGCCCGGCGATGCCGGCCTGTGCACCGGAGCACCCCGCGAATGTCAACCCCTGCGCCAATGCACACCGGGGCACTTCCAGTAAGTTGGGACGCCCGCTCGGTGAAAGACCGGTGTCAGGCCCGGCGGCtgccggccggcccggtctgtgACCCGGCGGCAACGGGCGTgccaccggccagtccggcgcctAGCCTGgcagaccggcctcctcgacataCTGCTGGGTTGGACAAGTCCCCAACGGTTGGATTTCAAGTGAAGCTATATATACCCCTTCTCCTAGCTCAGAacggttaggcactacactacaacttgttcgtgagctctctctctctctctctcaatctccattgttagaaacaccaaaagcctcagatctccctcctcctccaccccaacTCAAATTTCTCCGGGGAAAAGCTAGAGGAGGTCTTGATCTGTAGTTCCACGGAGCCAAATcttgttcccccttgtattctTTGAGATACCTGCTCTTTAGGGTTTCTTGGAAATCCTAGGTGGGCAAAAGCATCcgaaagcatccgggctgtggatatgctcctgacaagattgtgaaggttttgaggctgcctcaaagtctaccacaagtactGAAAGAGCTACTCCTTCGTGAGAtaggctcggagaagaaggtgagctttCGTGGCGTTGagaaatccttcgtgggatccccacCTCTTCAAACGtggcgtaccttcttgcaaaggaagagaacacgggaatacatcttcgtctctgcGTGCTTTCGGTTATCCCTAACCAAACTCTTTACTTGTGCTATAtatcctgtgagagccttcgtgcttgagataCTTGTATTATCATCCAGGGTGCCTCACATAGTTtggattaggctcacctttatattccgcaaagcctaatattgcaaagaaagaattaaaacttgtaaaaacctattcaccccctctaggtttaccatctctgaactttcagttATATAAGTAATATTAATCAAATAAAATTTAAACACGTGTTTTCTTATTATGAAACTAATTCATGCATAATAGAAGAAAATTCCATATAGTTGAATAAAGTACTTTGTGATTAGTAGAAACATCTTCCTTttaaaaaataaaccataaaataGTCATGCATGCATGTTAAGAAAATAAAAGGGGAAaacaaaaaatataaataatgTGACATGGATTAGGAGActagaataaataaataaataaataaataatgtaGAACTAGAACAATAAAAAAGGAAGGACAACAAAAGAAGGAAATATGGGAAATAAAACAAACATAGAAATAAAGAATAAAGTATGAAAGAAGAAAGAtggaaaagaaaacaaaaaaaagatgAAATACAAGGAAGGGAAAAACTAAAACATAATGCACACGGAAAGGAAAAGAAATAACTTTCTGTGTTGGGCCGACCTGTGCCGAAAGAGCATGGGCATCAGTATGCATCCAATAAGAAACCATGTCATATAAACATATGGTGCTAGATCCAATATCACAACGAAAACACATCGTGGAAAATAGAAAAACATGCAAGACATGA
It includes:
- the LOC127296866 gene encoding glycerol-3-phosphate acyltransferase RAM2 yields the protein MVVASEEPFPAVHKCNASHRSDHTVVSGLNGTLLRSRSAFPYYALVAFDTGGVPRLALLLLLAPLAAALYYAVSEAAGVQVLVFAATAGARVADIESAARAVLPKFYAADVHPEAWRVFAACGRRWVVTATPRVMAEPFLRDHLGADAIVGTELATWHGRATGLVDVRRGVLVGERKVEALREMIGEGNVPNVGLGDRRSDYAFMRLCKEAYLVPGTAVDAVGADKLPKPVVFHDGRLVQRPTPLAALIAVAWFPVGFLLSVVRVAAGSLVPMPWQYQVYRALGVRITMRGAPPPRPVLASGRTGALYACSHRTLVDPVFLSVALRRPVSVVTYSLSRLSEILSPIRTVRLTRDRATDAAAIKRLLAGGDVAVCPEGTTCREPFLLRFSALFAELTDDIVPVATECRTSMFHGNTARGWKAMDPFFFFMNPSPQYTVTFLDKLPAEHTCGGGGKSSHEVANHVQRLIASALSYECTGFTRKDKYRALAGNDGVVAAPNKGT